gatgccttCAAGAGCCGCGCTGCGGTGAACATGCGTGAGCTCACGTCCAACGGCCGAGAGGAGTCTCAGGATCCGCAGCCGGGCTGCGCAGAGGTGGACAGATCCAGCTGGAGCAACACCCCGGATTAGTTGCGTGGTGCTGATAACCGAGAGGGCTACTCTTGAGCTTTGCTTGTGCACTATGATCAGCTCGCAAGCTGAACCAGCTCGGCGGATCATCAGCGCTGAGGCCATGAGATGCTCCAGGTCAGCCAAAAGGTACCACTGGAGTGCGAGGCTGCGAAGTCGGGTTATGAGAGGGTTACTCTTGATGCCGTCCCGAGAAACGTTGCGGTTAGCAGCGTGAGTTCATTTGCGACGGCCGAGAGGAGGACTCTCGGGAACTTCAACCAAGATGGGCCAGCGTCGAAAGCTACATATCCAGCTCGGATCGGACTTTGGAATACGCTGCAGTTAGCACGTGTGAGCTCATCCAAGCCAGTAGTAGTTTTGAGAAAATGGTTTAAACGATGGTTAGCCGTTCTGCCGAGCCAGTTGCATCAGCAAAGAACGGAGAAATCTGGAAAGCCTCCAAAACTAGAACAATGCAGCATAATTGGGAAGTCAATTGTTCCAATTATGTATACTATTGGATGTAGTTGTGGTCCCATGTTTGGAGGAAAACTTACTTTCGGTCAAAAAGTGAACCGAGAACGTGCACGGAGTGCAAATCGCATTAAGACTTATTCTTCTTCTTCATCCCTTCCCAAATCCTGACATTCTGTCGATCCATTCGCCATTTTTACTTTGACCCTCGGCCCTATCAAACTTGTTAAAGTAAATGGCCTTCAATGAAGaacaatttgaaatgaaatttaaaaaaaataaacatttcatcAAGACCGAATATCAGTGCTGTGGTTAGCGTCCTCAGCAAATACCAGGCCAGCCTGACGAATCGGCATTGGCCTAAAGCGTGTTTTGCGATTCCATCGACGTATCGGATATACAGATGCAGATTATGCCGATGATTCCGATGACCGAAGATCTGTATCGGGTCACGCTTACAACACCTCCGTaaatcttatttcgtggtcaacgaaacgtcagcaaaCGGTCAGTCTATCATCGAtcgaagctgagataggaggTCTTTGCCATGCAGTCAAAAAAGGTTCAGGTTAACAAACATCCTGAGTGAATtaggtgtggttagcactcttTTCACATTAATGaaggacaacatcccttgcatccagttCCAGGAGAAGGCGGGgacccatcagcggatgaagcatttAGACGTGAAGTATGCGTTCATCAGGGAGTTCGTGAGAAGCGGTGagctatctttgcgacacatTCTACTGAAGATCAGCAAGCTCAGGTTTACGAAGGCGTTACCGAGAGCGAGGCAtacgaagctgttcagcattttCAATTCCCGAGTAGAGGGGAAGTGTTGAAACTTACGATTTCGGAAGACCGAAACATTTCTGCAGAGGAGATTTGCTGCTCTTCCGGAAGACCCAAAATAGTTTGTTAAGATTCTCCACATTGTTGTTTAATTGGCAATTGctaacaatagatcaatgatggCTGATAACAGTAATGATGATGTTTACGTTACATTCATGTTGACATCATGATGCATGCACGCGGGGCAAAGGCAATAACTCAAACTGTGGTTTGGAGTTACAGAGTAGTGTTGGCAGATAATGCAAGTGTGTAATAATgataaatagctatcgcttatgtaTTTAATAGACTGTAGTTTAAGGACTATACTAACGAcaactgaataaagataactctattccacagTTTTCAACTAAAGGTATACATGACCTTCAGTGAAAAACCTCTCGAAGGAAAGTTGAGTTAACATTATTCTGAGGTCACACCGTTCCGTTGGCTCCATTTTATGTAGTAGGTACGTACCTGTAGTTCCCCTCGTAGGTGTAAGGGTTTTCGGGCGTCTGAACCAGCGAATTGGCCGGCGGCAGCTGCGGCGGTTGTTGCAGCAAGCTCTGTTGCGAGAGCGTTTGCTGCTCCAACGATATATGTGGCCGGGCGGCCATATTATACTGGGTCCGGGGATAGTGAGGCCGTTCCATCGTCGAGCTTAGCGGAGTGGTTgttccttaagaaaaaaaaattgtattagcTTTTgaattaatgtttaaaaaaaaatgaagtcttACCAGTATAACCGGGAACGTAGGTCCGTTTGTCCAGGGAGTTCGTAACGTGAGAAATTGGTGTTTCATGGTCGAAATCTTGACCGTTGACCGATCGTGGTAACGTCATGGCTCCACTGCTAGACGCCCCTCCATCGATGGAACCCGGTGTGGTACTGTGTTGACTTTTGTCCATATTTTTTAGCTCCATCTGATCGTGGTGGATCCAAAGGTCCGGCGGTTTGATGATTCCGGCGTTGTTCTTCTGGTAGCTTTTCTTTGCGTGTTCCGGTGTTCCTTCGGGCTTCTTTCGACACAGTAGGATGACCACGGAGATTGCTGTTGCAGCTGTCAGGATTGAGAAGCCGGTAATCATGTAGACCAGCTCGGTGGAGAGTGTGTTTGGTATCTTGAGATCTTCGCTTGAATCGATATCGGCACCGGTCACCTGCGATACCATGGCCGAGAATTGACCATAGCCTTTGGAATTTCTGGTTTGAACCTTGAAGTAGTAGGTTTTGTGGGGTTCGAGATTGATGATTTCGGCAGTGGTCTTGTCTCCGACAACGGCTTCTGCATTCCAGTCGCGATCCCGTTTATTCGGGTCAGTGGTGTAAAGGACCACGTATCCCGTAATTGGACTGTTGCTGTGCTTTGGAGGTTGCCACTCCAACAGGGCAGTTAGAGGGTTTCTTTCGTCGTAGGAAACAGTGAGATCTCTTGGAGGGGATACTGGCGATGCTTGTTGGGTAGAATTTATCACCGACATTGACCAAGCGGACTGTCGATGTCCCTTAACAACTTTCACTGCAAATTCATACTGCGTAGTCGGTCGAAGATCACCAATCATGCAATTCAGGTCCGTCGTATTGTAGTACCTGAATCTGGTTGCCGATGTTGGGGTGTATTTCACAACGTAATAGCGATTGTCGGTAACGTGTTGACTTTTGCTTAGAGTCGTGTCCGTCCAGTAGACTACTATCGAAGTGCCGGACATGGGAATGGCCCGCAAACCAACAGGTACTTCAAGTGGCGTCGGTGTTTCGATGGGTGAATCTTCCCTCGTTCGAACGGTGTCGTAGATTGGAGGACCATCGCCCATGTTGTTCCTAGCTCGTAGCGATATCACATATTCTGTGTTCGGCTCCAAGTTACGGAGCTCAAAGGTACGAATGTGTTCCTCTACGTCTGTTGTATCTTCATCCGGGATTCCTTTACCCCATCCCAGGATGTAGCTCCGTACCTTAATTTCCTGATGAACTGGAGATGCCCACGAAACAGATATGCTTTCGGCTCCAGGGTGTGCTGCAATTGAATACAGTTTAATGATATTTATGTATAAGAGgaaaatttcactttgtaaaCTTACGTTTGATCCACCCCGGTTGACCGGGAACTTGAGATTCGTCCAGATCGTTTTCGAAGGTTTCAATATGATGCCATTCGGTAAACGGACCTGACCCGTTCACCGTCATCGCGGCAATTTTGACCTGATACGCCGATAACCGTTCCAGGTCCTTAAGCTCCCAATGCCTAACATTTGCAGGAGTAGTTTCCACCTGTAAACCCTTCTTATTCTTCCGGTACCGAATCTTGTACCCTGTAATTTGACCATTGCGATCTTCCACCGGTGGTGGCTGCCATCGAATCGTAACCGATGTTGAACTAGTAGCTTCCAAGGTGACATTCGATGGCGGTTCCGATGGAATGGAAGAATGAGTTTTCAGTACGACTTCGTGTGAAGGGTCGCCCATCCCCATCGTGTTCCAGGGAACGACGTAGATTGTGTATTCGGTGTACGGTCGAAGTTCGTGAATTACAATATCAGTGGAAGTCGTATCACTATACATCTCATCCCCGTTGTCTATCTCTGCGTAATATACGCGATACTTCGAAATATCGGCAGTCGTTATCAGAGGTGGGTCCCAGAACAGTTGAATTTCCTTATCGCTGATGGCTGAACCTCGGAGATTTTGCGGTGGTCCAGCGATGTTCTCCTCCGAATGGGTTCGAACCTCCAGAATTTGGGATGATTCTCCCGAACCGTGGTTGCTGTTTCCGATCACCCGGAACTGATACGTCTTTCCCGGTAGTAGCGATTGAATGTTGACTTCCTGTTCATCTCTTGACTTGGTTGTGATTTTCCGTTCCCtgagaaaattaattgaattgtGATAAATTCTATTGAATTAGGATCAAATAGTTATCTGGGCCCAGATTAAAAACTGGTTTTGAATAAGtcatgataaattttaaaaaaattaaattttgaataattctcgTTCAATACGGAAgagtttttagaaatattacacacatataaataaaaaacactAATTTAGGCGCTCAATTCTTCGAATCAAGTATAAACTCAGAattaataatgttgatttttgtttttggtttaaaCCTCAGATGTTTTGCCTTCCCTCAAGTCGTAATTTATGTGAAGGAAAATTTATGCTGAAATTGATGAGAACTTTTAGACTGAAACAATACGCCTGATGTGTGCTAGTTTCATCAGTCTAAGAACTAATGAAAAACTGCACTTAAGTTTGAATGACTGAAAACGTACCCCGTAcaggatattgaaaaaaaattacatttttttcagatttagatgATTATTTATTGcacatgagtttttttttattttttattttttttttatttatagaaattaCAGTGAGAGTATAAGTTAACCAAAAAATCGTGGAGAGAGTCTAgcctgaaatttaaaatataagccAAAATTTATTATAGGGAACACTTGCTGGGAtcacaaatttgtatttttattttatttaccctAATAGCATTAAAAACTAAGCCGCAAATGGCATCTACGgccttgatgaaaaaaaaattatgtatttttggTTTAAGCTagatcatttgaaaattaagattttacacaagattcaaaaacaactcttcgttatttactgtgtttttgagaaacaCAGTAAATAACACGGCTTTTACCCGCGCTTGACTGGATATTacacaaaatcttgaaaaaaatattgtcaggACCTGTAGCCta
This sequence is a window from Uranotaenia lowii strain MFRU-FL chromosome 3, ASM2978415v1, whole genome shotgun sequence. Protein-coding genes within it:
- the LOC129756378 gene encoding neogenin isoform X3 is translated as MKMNTMNMAKERVSRPVPVAISARTGAFSSYNSSSRWNLIICGIVFTLMFTTCYSSQALEFTIEPADLTVPEGNSVLLQCAGRLSAKVLREGKIAPNIRWRGPDGQDIGIVGDTFRSQLANGSLYISSVESNRGLTGFYHCLLTVDGIGTIVSRSARISIADLPEINQDSHEIYLYTGQTAYFKCMSNTLSSGLESRYQVEWFKDETPLRMDLTRMLLLPSGALEIDEVIPADRGSYQCNVTAGTFSRMSSKSNLNIKSTAGQPQTFAPPSFVIVPQPQTVKEGDTVILDCVANGNPKPTIRWLRNGEEIDMNDLDSRFRIIGTGSLQIDSIQDTDAGDYQCRASNSEDSLDASATVQVQVPPKFVVSPDDKVAYEKEELELQCSIHGKPTPVIQWLKNGDLITPNEYMQIVGGHNLKIFGLIGSDAGMFQCIGTNPAGSVQAAARLEIVEPDGSGKFAAPLPGPPRDLQAQIVKPRFITLSWLEPAKNPDEVISYSVFYKMHTSDRERKITTKSRDEQEVNIQSLLPGKTYQFRVIGNSNHGSGESSQILEVRTHSEENIAGPPQNLRGSAISDKEIQLFWDPPLITTADISKYRVYYAEIDNGDEMYSDTTSTDIVIHELRPYTEYTIYVVPWNTMGMGDPSHEVVLKTHSSIPSEPPSNVTLEATSSTSVTIRWQPPPVEDRNGQITGYKIRYRKNKKGLQVETTPANVRHWELKDLERLSAYQVKIAAMTVNGSGPFTEWHHIETFENDLDESQVPGQPGWIKPHPGAESISVSWASPVHQEIKVRSYILGWGKGIPDEDTTDVEEHIRTFELRNLEPNTEYVISLRARNNMGDGPPIYDTVRTREDSPIETPTPLEVPVGLRAIPMSGTSIVVYWTDTTLSKSQHVTDNRYYVVKYTPTSATRFRYYNTTDLNCMIGDLRPTTQYEFAVKVVKGHRQSAWSMSVINSTQQASPVSPPRDLTVSYDERNPLTALLEWQPPKHSNSPITGYVVLYTTDPNKRDRDWNAEAVVGDKTTAEIINLEPHKTYYFKVQTRNSKGYGQFSAMVSQVTGADIDSSEDLKIPNTLSTELVYMITGFSILTAATAISVVILLCRKKPEGTPEHAKKSYQKNNAGIIKPPDLWIHHDQMELKNMDKSQHSTTPGSIDGGASSSGAMTLPRSVNGQDFDHETPISHVTNSLDKRTYVPGYTGTTTPLSSTMERPHYPRTQYNMAARPHISLEQQTLSQQSLLQQPPQLPPANSLVQTPENPYTYEGNYSNPNVTYAPGMTVDAPKRGQGHPLKSFSVPAPPASTPIISSQGKHVQTPSVTIRPQNSSPYKKPSLSTSSLTNRLQTGPAVQHSTDEIQRLAPSTSTEELNQEMANLEGLMKDLSAITANEFEC
- the LOC129756378 gene encoding neogenin isoform X2, yielding MKMNTMNMAKERVSRPVPVAISARTGAFSSYNSSSRWNLIICGIVFTLMFTTCYSSQALEFTIEPADLTVPEGNSVLLQCAGRLSAKVLREGKIAPNIRWRGPDGQDIGIVGDTFRSQLANGSLYISSVESNRGLTGFYHCLLTVDGIGTIVSRSARISIADLPEINQDSHEIYLYTGQTAYFKCMSNTLSSGLESRYQVEWFKDETPLRMDLTRMLLLPSGALEIDEVIPADRGSYQCNVTAGTFSRMSSKSNLNIKSTAGQPQTFAPPSFVIVPQPQTVKEGDTVILDCVANGNPKPTIRWLRNGEEIDMNDLDSRFRIIGTGSLQIDSIQDTDAGDYQCRASNSEDSLDASATVQVQVPPKFVVSPDDKVAYEKEELELQCSIHGKPTPVIQWLKNGDLITPNEYMQIVGGHNLKIFGLIGSDAGMFQCIGTNPAGSVQAAARLEIVEPGQLKRHKNKKYVQNQSKMKSIHTDPKLSKSVLDSLLSRVNNKANVNQNKFQYDEYTVDDDYLEQQEENDEDEDEEEERTYALRPNEDLNKLYQSLTGARSGDDESEIGHFSNSNYPNAVTRKYSKSQLDGSGKFAAPLPGPPRDLQAQIVKPRFITLSWLEPAKNPDEVISYSVFYKMHTSDRERKITTKSRDEQEVNIQSLLPGKTYQFRVIGNSNHGSGESSQILEVRTHSEENIAGPPQNLRGSAISDKEIQLFWDPPLITTADISKYRVYYAEIDNGDEMYSDTTSTDIVIHELRPYTEYTIYVVPWNTMGMGDPSHEVVLKTHSSIPSEPPSNVTLEATSSTSVTIRWQPPPVEDRNGQITGYKIRYRKNKKGLQVETTPANVRHWELKDLERLSAYQVKIAAMTVNGSGPFTEWHHIETFENDLDESQVPGQPGWIKPHPGAESISVSWASPVHQEIKVRSYILGWGKGIPDEDTTDVEEHIRTFELRNLEPNTEYVISLRARNNMGDGPPIYDTVRTREDSPIETPTPLEVPVGLRAIPMSGTSIVVYWTDTTLSKSQHVTDNRYYVVKYTPTSATRFRYYNTTDLNCMIGDLRPTTQYEFAVKVVKGHRQSAWSMSVINSTQQASPVSPPRDLTVSYDERNPLTALLEWQPPKHSNSPITGYVVLYTTDPNKRDRDWNAEAVVGDKTTAEIINLEPHKTYYFKVQTRNSKGYGQFSAMVSQVTGADIDSSEDLKIPNTLSTELVYMITGFSILTAATAISVVILLCRKKPEGTPEHAKKSYQKNNAGIIKPPDLWIHHDQMELKNMDKSQHSTTPGSIDGGASSSGAMTLPRSVNGQDFDHETPISHVTNSLDKRTYVPGYTGTTTPLSSTMERPHYPRTQYNMAARPHISLEQQTLSQQSLLQQPPQLPPANSLVQTPENPYTYEGNYSNPNVTYAPGMTVDAPKRGQGHPLKSFSVPAPPASTPIISSQVQTPSVTIRPQNSSPYKKPSLSTSSLTNRLQTGPAVQHSTDEIQRLAPSTSTEELNQEMANLEGLMKDLSAITANEFEC